Proteins encoded by one window of Acidobacteriota bacterium:
- a CDS encoding DUF202 domain-containing protein, with the protein MDEVKLDPQALEVLEAIKASIEQTTRYQEKQVELTEEQTELAKHRTDATSNLLKFSSATAKYAEDQTSMALERTSLTRAQTRLSTRSTELAHIRTDLGRERTAMAEDRTQFALHRTELARQRTTLSVTRTDLARGRTTLAEQRTDLSHRRTDLAQDRNDLAANRTLRAVTRTRLSLQRTELARGRTHLAIIRTGLAFFAIGLTLFRYFGISQWSVFDGALVLMSVVLVIFGGRGYYRAQASVRRLAELLTADRGLVDVV; encoded by the coding sequence ATGGACGAAGTGAAACTCGATCCACAGGCACTGGAGGTGCTCGAAGCGATCAAGGCCTCCATTGAACAGACAACTCGTTATCAGGAGAAGCAGGTTGAACTCACCGAGGAGCAGACCGAGCTCGCTAAGCACCGGACGGACGCCACGTCTAATCTCCTAAAGTTCTCGTCCGCCACGGCGAAGTACGCCGAAGACCAGACCTCCATGGCGCTGGAGAGAACCTCCCTCACCCGGGCGCAGACACGGCTCTCAACCCGCAGCACCGAGCTGGCTCACATCCGCACCGATCTCGGCCGTGAACGCACCGCGATGGCAGAGGACCGGACCCAGTTTGCGCTCCACAGGACCGAACTGGCACGGCAACGGACGACGCTTTCCGTCACCAGAACCGACCTGGCCAGAGGCAGAACCACACTGGCGGAACAGCGAACGGATCTATCTCATCGACGGACAGATTTGGCACAGGATAGGAATGATCTGGCCGCCAACCGGACTCTGAGGGCGGTGACGCGAACGCGCCTTTCTCTCCAGAGGACCGAGCTCGCCAGGGGAAGAACCCACTTGGCCATCATCCGAACCGGCCTCGCCTTCTTCGCGATCGGCCTGACGCTCTTCCGTTATTTTGGGATTTCCCAATGGAGCGTTTTCGACGGAGCACTAGTGTTAATGAGTGTTGTCCTGGTGATCTTCGGCGGCAGAGGCTACTACCGTGCCCAGGCAAGCGTCCGGCGATTGGCCGAGTTGCTGACGGCAGATCGTGGTCTTGTGGATGTGGTGTAA
- a CDS encoding cytidylate kinase family protein encodes MAVNTHGELANRVTASIENAAHDYGRFSALRRAYKILTQLALLEYAVQGNVAYFGYSGHLLLPGIPHAVRVRILAPVDLRVRLMRDRGEGLTEEEARERIRQQDDERSRWTRFMYGKNLRDPALFDLCINLERISFDTAYSMLEHAAQQREFKLTRESMAVLDSRYLCAQVLAALVTNPSTSELEVGATAEDGYIVLEGPYLADPERALVLGIAKTVRGVAQVEYREGYAPPFDMTA; translated from the coding sequence ATGGCGGTAAACACTCACGGCGAGCTCGCCAACCGGGTCACCGCCAGCATCGAAAACGCCGCGCACGACTACGGAAGGTTCAGCGCCCTGCGGCGGGCCTACAAGATCCTGACACAACTGGCGCTGCTCGAATACGCGGTCCAAGGCAATGTCGCTTATTTCGGCTATTCGGGACACCTCTTGCTCCCCGGTATCCCCCACGCCGTCAGGGTCCGGATCCTCGCCCCCGTGGATCTGCGGGTCAGGCTGATGCGCGACCGAGGGGAAGGCCTCACGGAAGAGGAGGCCCGCGAACGCATCCGTCAGCAGGACGACGAGCGCAGCCGCTGGACCCGCTTCATGTACGGCAAGAACCTTCGGGACCCGGCACTGTTTGACCTGTGTATCAACCTGGAACGCATCTCGTTCGACACCGCCTATTCCATGCTGGAGCATGCGGCGCAACAGAGAGAATTCAAGCTCACGCGGGAGTCCATGGCTGTTCTCGACAGCCGCTATCTCTGTGCTCAGGTCTTGGCAGCCCTGGTGACCAATCCCTCAACCTCCGAGCTTGAGGTGGGGGCGACGGCAGAAGACGGGTACATCGTCTTGGAGGGTCCGTATCTTGCCGATCCCGAACGCGCGCTTGTTCTGGGGATCGCCAAGACCGTGCGGGGCGTGGCCCAAGTCGAGTACCGGGAAGGGTACGCCCCACCGTTTGACATGACGGCGTGA